The proteins below come from a single Treponema phagedenis genomic window:
- a CDS encoding ABC transporter permease codes for MSIIREYTANYIKANKKNRLPLFLSIMISVVLINAYVFFIYSVFIDELIRIKKFMSWDGQSYAVPISKVPIVEQNQHVKSVALQQLSLTGKGDSVAGFVLMESGDVRFWQTIENKQMLLSGRFPERDNEIIFNKMFFKQNPQYKIGDEIEFKLGERFYNGEEILASDNFISGETFVQKSKRVFKITGIFSEMPGVPASAVCGMYCFNPEKLNPDETVCINIYLNSKINAYKKLFDISENLGFQKNKDGTYKIFINESLLSFYGIKNPQSKGLSYLQKSILKSLCGLIILASFFIYLIYNVFEVWSNKRIKQIGMLKSIGVSKLQVFESIMLESIYIGALPILCGSLIGLIFNKMLFASINKYSTRDGVYFPQYHFGVIPFIAVIVFSFITVLIASLIPARRLSKMNIIDSLKGNIEKTKSFKKRILKNNDWKGEMRKNNFRTFRGTSNAIFISYILLFALLTMITIYVVEGDFNYYRSSDEIKVTYCLVDNDDQFDCSAKAVFKPLTELREISSFYYYLNFEAWFKCSDKMLSDTFKKESWFELKHNGRYFLNLNPEERRLTLEIYGIDDVNFKKLLEAEGEDVNSYYQKNSYKAILVNKIQKDLRIPYRNSEFIPFLNSDITKIDCYLSNKLTGDKTEIKIGKLIFDTDKIETKIPVYSVLLLMPIEKAQALRKAQIKYDKENNEFFQDGEVYRFCLRTDEKNVLQLRNEIDEIIKPQLRGRNEYWTTDIIQEKVFAEIGAHFLNTVFLSFMLLVLFAGCINSYSTIKTNLNMRRREFAILRSVGADGKTIEGIFFDEAKYFIISPLLKALPVCVIIAALVILRFDIIFVGNFIAHFNWLFFFFYVLCLACTVLVLYLSAIKEIKTAGMIENLY; via the coding sequence ATGAGCATTATACGAGAATATACGGCAAATTATATTAAAGCAAATAAGAAAAATCGCTTACCGCTTTTTCTTTCAATTATGATATCGGTTGTATTGATAAACGCTTATGTGTTTTTTATTTACAGTGTTTTTATTGATGAGCTTATTAGGATCAAAAAATTTATGAGTTGGGACGGGCAAAGCTATGCAGTGCCAATATCAAAAGTGCCGATTGTGGAACAAAATCAGCATGTGAAATCGGTAGCACTTCAACAGCTTTCACTCACCGGTAAGGGGGACAGCGTTGCGGGTTTCGTTTTAATGGAAAGCGGCGATGTAAGGTTTTGGCAAACTATTGAAAATAAGCAAATGCTTTTAAGCGGCAGATTTCCCGAAAGAGATAACGAAATTATTTTCAACAAGATGTTTTTTAAACAAAACCCTCAATATAAAATAGGAGATGAGATAGAGTTTAAGCTCGGAGAAAGATTTTATAACGGAGAAGAAATTCTTGCATCGGATAATTTTATATCAGGCGAAACCTTTGTTCAAAAATCGAAGCGCGTGTTTAAAATAACGGGAATATTTTCGGAAATGCCGGGCGTACCCGCAAGCGCTGTTTGCGGTATGTATTGTTTTAACCCTGAAAAATTAAATCCTGATGAGACTGTTTGTATAAACATATATTTAAACAGCAAAATAAATGCGTATAAAAAATTATTTGATATTTCTGAAAACTTAGGCTTTCAAAAAAATAAAGACGGCACATATAAAATTTTTATTAATGAATCGTTATTGAGTTTCTACGGTATAAAAAATCCGCAATCAAAGGGTTTGTCTTATTTACAAAAAAGCATTTTAAAGAGTTTGTGCGGCTTAATTATATTGGCTTCGTTTTTTATTTATTTAATATACAATGTTTTTGAGGTGTGGTCTAACAAAAGAATAAAACAAATCGGGATGTTAAAAAGCATTGGAGTAAGCAAATTGCAAGTATTTGAAAGCATTATGCTTGAGTCAATTTATATCGGAGCTCTTCCGATTTTATGCGGTTCGCTTATAGGTTTAATTTTTAATAAAATGCTTTTTGCATCAATTAATAAGTATTCCACTAGGGACGGGGTGTATTTTCCGCAATATCATTTTGGTGTAATTCCTTTTATTGCTGTTATTGTTTTTTCGTTTATAACTGTTTTAATTGCATCCTTAATTCCGGCTCGCCGTCTTTCAAAGATGAATATCATAGATTCATTAAAAGGCAATATTGAAAAAACAAAATCTTTTAAAAAGAGGATTTTAAAAAACAATGATTGGAAGGGGGAGATGCGCAAAAATAATTTTAGAACATTTCGCGGAACAAGCAATGCAATTTTTATAAGCTATATTCTTCTTTTTGCCTTACTTACAATGATAACGATATACGTTGTGGAAGGAGATTTTAATTATTATAGAAGTTCGGATGAAATAAAAGTAACTTATTGCCTTGTAGATAATGATGACCAATTTGACTGCTCGGCAAAAGCTGTGTTTAAGCCGCTCACGGAGTTACGAGAAATTTCTTCCTTCTATTATTATTTGAATTTTGAGGCATGGTTTAAATGTTCCGATAAAATGCTCTCAGATACTTTTAAAAAAGAATCTTGGTTTGAGTTAAAACATAACGGCAGATATTTTTTAAATTTAAATCCGGAAGAAAGGCGTTTAACACTTGAAATTTACGGAATTGACGATGTAAATTTTAAAAAACTCTTAGAGGCGGAAGGCGAAGATGTAAATTCGTATTATCAAAAAAATTCGTATAAAGCAATTCTTGTAAATAAAATACAAAAGGATTTGCGTATACCATATCGAAATTCGGAGTTTATTCCGTTTTTGAATTCGGATATAACTAAAATTGATTGTTATCTTTCAAATAAACTTACAGGCGATAAAACTGAAATTAAAATCGGAAAGTTAATTTTTGACACCGATAAAATTGAAACAAAGATTCCTGTTTATTCGGTTTTATTGTTGATGCCGATTGAAAAAGCACAAGCTTTGCGAAAAGCACAAATTAAATACGATAAAGAAAATAATGAATTTTTCCAAGACGGAGAAGTGTATAGATTTTGTTTGCGCACTGACGAAAAAAACGTTTTGCAATTACGAAACGAGATTGACGAAATTATAAAACCGCAATTACGCGGGCGCAATGAATATTGGACTACGGATATCATTCAGGAAAAAGTGTTTGCCGAAATAGGTGCCCATTTTTTAAATACTGTTTTTCTGTCTTTTATGCTACTCGTTCTTTTTGCCGGCTGCATAAACAGTTACTCGACAATAAAAACAAATTTAAATATGCGGCGCAGAGAATTTGCAATTTTGCGCTCGGTAGGTGCGGATGGAAAAACAATTGAGGGAATATTTTTTGATGAAGCAAAATACTTTATAATCAGCCCCTTACTAAAAGCTCTTCCGGTTTGTGTAATTATTGCAGCGTTGGTTATTCTTCGCTTTGACATTATTTTTGTCGGTAATTTTATCGCTCATTTTAATTGGCTGTTTTTTTTCTTCTATGTATTATGTTTGGCATGCACGGTTTTAGTTTTATACCTGTCGGCTATAAAAGAAATTAAAACCGCTGGCATGATCGAAAATTTGTATTGA
- a CDS encoding DEAD/DEAH box helicase, whose product MKFTELNLDHSLQQGINDAGYEECTPVQKEVLEKAFSNADLYVQSQTGTGKTAAYLIPILQRMLSEPAAQKKTALIMVPTRELAVQIEEECAKLAKHTGITAASFYGGVGYEKQTKSLKEGAQILIGTPGRVIDLQKSGTMKLDTVGFLVVDEADRMFDMGFYPDLRTLLQVLPKAEERQTMLFSATLNTWVKNLAWEYTENAQEISIDSDVITVEEIDQKVFHVSSDAKMQLLLGILAREKPENLIIFCNTKKSVEIVAKRLGVNNHICEFLNGDLPQHTRQAIINKFKTGKINCVVATDVAARGIDINNLEMVINYDLPNESENYVHRIGRTARAGKSGKAYSLCSEKDAYNLPEIEKFIEAQIPAEVPEASLFIEDKSSSMYIRLGTEKPHRPRKNNVAELRPRKGRKDKKKKPFSEGKKERPTKQPKGKNKNEQELLEQMAFEDRMKYYQSKYAKNEGAENTRNKENQKTQKRKSASKKKQTLETPPKKQRAKQKTQADVPKKTANLYALEEKIIEEGKQQGGKLKSFFRSLFGK is encoded by the coding sequence ATGAAATTTACAGAATTAAATCTTGATCATTCCTTGCAGCAAGGGATAAATGATGCGGGATATGAAGAGTGTACACCGGTACAGAAGGAAGTATTAGAAAAAGCTTTTAGCAATGCCGATCTTTATGTCCAATCTCAGACAGGAACGGGAAAAACGGCCGCATACCTGATTCCTATTTTACAACGAATGCTCAGTGAGCCGGCGGCGCAAAAGAAAACAGCGTTGATTATGGTTCCTACTCGGGAGCTTGCCGTGCAAATAGAAGAAGAGTGCGCAAAACTCGCGAAGCATACCGGCATCACGGCAGCAAGTTTTTACGGCGGGGTCGGGTATGAAAAGCAAACAAAGAGTTTAAAAGAGGGAGCGCAGATTCTGATCGGCACCCCCGGCAGAGTAATTGATTTGCAAAAATCCGGTACTATGAAGCTTGATACGGTAGGTTTTTTGGTTGTTGACGAAGCCGATAGAATGTTTGATATGGGGTTTTATCCGGATTTGCGAACTTTGTTGCAGGTTTTGCCAAAGGCGGAGGAGCGGCAAACAATGCTTTTCAGCGCAACGCTGAATACCTGGGTTAAAAATCTTGCTTGGGAGTACACCGAGAATGCGCAAGAAATCAGTATCGACAGCGATGTGATTACGGTTGAAGAGATTGACCAAAAAGTGTTCCATGTTTCAAGCGATGCAAAAATGCAGCTTTTACTTGGAATTTTAGCACGGGAGAAGCCCGAGAATCTTATTATTTTTTGTAACACCAAAAAGTCGGTGGAGATTGTTGCTAAACGGCTTGGAGTTAATAATCATATATGTGAATTCCTCAACGGAGATCTACCGCAGCATACGCGGCAGGCGATTATCAACAAATTCAAAACCGGTAAAATTAACTGTGTGGTGGCAACCGATGTGGCTGCTCGCGGTATTGATATAAATAATCTTGAAATGGTGATCAACTATGATCTTCCAAATGAAAGTGAAAACTATGTGCACCGAATCGGAAGAACAGCACGAGCGGGGAAATCAGGCAAGGCATACAGTCTTTGCAGCGAAAAAGACGCGTATAATCTTCCGGAAATTGAAAAATTTATAGAGGCTCAAATACCGGCAGAGGTTCCTGAAGCAAGTCTTTTTATAGAGGATAAAAGCAGCAGTATGTATATTCGTTTAGGAACAGAAAAACCTCATCGTCCCCGCAAAAATAACGTTGCGGAATTGCGCCCACGAAAAGGAAGAAAAGATAAAAAGAAAAAGCCTTTTTCCGAAGGCAAAAAAGAGCGGCCGACAAAGCAGCCAAAGGGTAAAAACAAGAATGAGCAGGAGCTTTTAGAGCAGATGGCTTTTGAAGACCGCATGAAGTATTATCAGTCAAAGTATGCAAAAAACGAAGGGGCGGAAAATACGCGGAATAAAGAAAATCAAAAAACACAAAAGAGAAAATCCGCCTCAAAGAAAAAGCAGACGCTTGAAACGCCGCCGAAAAAGCAGCGGGCAAAGCAAAAAACTCAAGCCGATGTGCCGAAAAAAACAGCGAATCTCTATGCTTTAGAAGAAAAAATTATTGAAGAAGGGAAACAGCAAGGCGGCAAGTTAAAAAGCTTTTTCAGATCCCTTTTTGGAAAATAA
- a CDS encoding alpha/beta hydrolase → MIIGPDRGDLRFAVELAQACDSDVWFPYYPLCIEHTIDESYKMVFQCYREMTELYNANEISLFGFSSGAALALGIGFHNNALGRILPMPRQIIAVSPGSVPASDEEIKKMEALNERDFMADAKFMSTVKSIMSKGKNIPEYMLSGTRGDFSGLPPIHFYYGGDEVLSACAKSFASACDKKNVPYTMTIAAGMCHCYAIVNFFLEGKAARAEITERLK, encoded by the coding sequence ATGATAATCGGTCCTGACCGCGGAGATCTTCGCTTTGCAGTTGAGCTTGCACAAGCATGCGATTCCGATGTTTGGTTTCCGTATTATCCGCTTTGCATTGAACATACAATCGATGAAAGTTATAAGATGGTTTTCCAATGCTATCGTGAAATGACGGAGCTATATAATGCAAACGAAATATCTTTATTCGGGTTTTCTTCAGGTGCGGCTCTTGCTCTCGGTATTGGCTTTCATAACAATGCCTTAGGAAGAATTCTTCCGATGCCTCGCCAAATTATTGCAGTTTCTCCCGGCTCTGTGCCTGCTTCCGATGAAGAAATAAAAAAGATGGAAGCTCTTAATGAGAGGGATTTTATGGCTGATGCAAAATTTATGAGTACTGTAAAATCAATTATGAGCAAAGGAAAAAATATTCCTGAATATATGCTGAGCGGAACTCGTGGAGATTTTTCCGGCCTGCCGCCAATTCACTTTTATTACGGCGGAGACGAAGTGCTTTCCGCCTGTGCCAAATCTTTTGCATCCGCTTGTGATAAGAAAAATGTTCCGTACACTATGACCATCGCAGCCGGTATGTGCCATTGCTATGCTATTGTAAACTTTTTCCTGGAAGGAAAAGCTGCAAGAGCGGAAATTACCGAGAGGCTGAAATAA
- a CDS encoding sensor histidine kinase codes for MKALNKTSLLFLIAVLFFVNIFVFGIYKINERKIYAKLCRIASSLEANNTEKFIGALKSENKNLEKDGSKILKQYGYVDEIIIFKNQSLYIVLCCFFVSAITILFFCIANFYIKNKQKKRIEQTIKFIKTLETGNYKLAIKEDPFSILDDEIYKTLVLLRETKVYAQQEKENYKKNLENISHQLKIPITSINIMFELFEDSNPELYKKIAKNEFIQKMQVQLERLERLTEILLTLSKLDSGAIKMTQEEFLLEECLMSAVEIIEEDLLEKKLMPSIKADGIRIQGDFYWIAEAFLNILKNFSDLYPAVNSISVSAVENSVYTEIRFENKGPQISDADLKNIFKRFYKTKNNTAGFGIGLSITKIILEKNNAEIRAENKSDGVAFIIKFYS; via the coding sequence ATGAAAGCGCTAAATAAAACATCATTGCTTTTTTTAATTGCAGTTTTATTTTTTGTAAATATCTTTGTATTTGGTATTTATAAAATAAACGAAAGAAAAATTTATGCAAAACTTTGCCGCATTGCTTCATCATTGGAAGCAAACAATACCGAAAAATTTATTGGCGCATTAAAATCGGAAAATAAAAACTTAGAAAAAGACGGTTCAAAGATTTTAAAACAATACGGTTATGTAGATGAGATAATTATTTTTAAAAATCAAAGTTTGTATATTGTGCTCTGCTGTTTTTTTGTTTCCGCAATTACGATTTTATTTTTTTGTATTGCAAATTTTTATATTAAAAACAAACAAAAAAAGCGAATTGAGCAAACTATAAAATTTATAAAAACCCTTGAAACAGGAAATTATAAGCTTGCAATAAAAGAAGATCCATTTTCAATTTTGGATGATGAAATTTATAAAACTTTGGTTTTGCTGCGTGAAACAAAGGTTTATGCACAACAGGAAAAAGAAAATTATAAAAAAAACTTGGAAAACATTTCTCACCAATTAAAAATTCCAATCACTTCTATAAATATTATGTTTGAGCTTTTTGAAGATTCCAATCCGGAATTATACAAAAAAATTGCCAAAAATGAATTTATACAAAAAATGCAAGTGCAGCTTGAGCGGCTTGAACGCTTAACGGAAATTCTTCTTACGCTTTCTAAATTAGATTCCGGCGCAATAAAAATGACGCAGGAAGAATTTTTATTGGAAGAATGCCTTATGAGTGCTGTAGAAATAATCGAAGAAGATTTACTTGAAAAAAAACTTATGCCTTCAATTAAAGCAGACGGGATAAGAATACAAGGCGACTTTTATTGGATTGCGGAAGCCTTTTTAAATATTTTAAAAAACTTTTCGGATCTTTATCCTGCAGTAAATTCAATTTCCGTTTCCGCAGTTGAAAATTCGGTGTACACCGAAATTCGGTTTGAAAACAAGGGGCCGCAAATAAGCGATGCGGACTTAAAAAATATTTTTAAAAGATTTTATAAAACAAAAAATAACACCGCAGGGTTCGGGATCGGTCTTTCGATTACAAAAATAATTTTGGAAAAAAATAATGCGGAAATCCGTGCGGAAAATAAAAGCGACGGAGTCGCTTTTATAATTAAATTCTATTCCTAA
- a CDS encoding ABC transporter ATP-binding protein, translating to MKILEVNGISKKYDKKQVLFDVSFDIEEGDVFGLIGPNGAGKSTLINIITGLLQPLSGEVSIVGNNIKTKPIEAKKNIGLVPQELALSNEISVIDNLIFFGGLYGLSGSKLKNAVAEALDLAGLTDKKKEKVSKFSGGMKRRLNLAAAVMHKPKLLILDEPTVGVDPQSRNNIFEYLRKINREDKTTILYTSHYMEEVEELCKNIFIIDEGREIAYGSLNSIKEKTSGTVTLEIKIAGSSSEVLNKLSLLDGALNIKEENGFIKILYERNKMNLDEVIKTLQSCNASIKSLNITELNLGEVFLQLTGKNLRE from the coding sequence ATGAAAATTTTAGAAGTAAACGGAATTTCAAAAAAATACGATAAAAAGCAAGTGCTTTTTGATGTCAGTTTTGATATTGAAGAGGGCGATGTTTTCGGACTTATAGGTCCGAACGGAGCGGGGAAGTCTACTTTAATAAATATTATCACAGGTCTTTTGCAGCCACTTTCCGGAGAGGTTTCTATTGTCGGGAATAATATTAAAACAAAACCCATTGAAGCTAAAAAAAATATTGGGCTTGTACCGCAGGAGTTGGCTCTGAGCAATGAGATTTCCGTAATCGATAATCTTATTTTTTTCGGAGGTCTTTACGGTCTTTCCGGAAGTAAATTAAAAAATGCTGTTGCCGAAGCCTTGGATCTTGCAGGCTTAACTGACAAGAAAAAAGAAAAGGTTAGTAAGTTTTCAGGCGGAATGAAGCGGCGGCTTAATCTTGCCGCTGCTGTTATGCACAAACCGAAGCTGTTAATTTTGGATGAGCCTACGGTCGGTGTCGATCCTCAATCGAGAAATAATATTTTTGAATATTTGCGAAAAATTAATCGCGAAGATAAAACGACTATTTTATATACGTCTCACTATATGGAAGAAGTTGAAGAGCTTTGCAAAAATATTTTTATAATCGATGAGGGTCGAGAAATTGCATACGGTTCTTTAAATTCTATAAAAGAAAAAACAAGCGGAACCGTAACGCTGGAAATTAAAATTGCCGGATCGTCTTCGGAAGTTTTAAATAAGCTGAGTTTGCTTGACGGGGCGTTAAACATCAAAGAGGAAAACGGTTTTATAAAAATATTATACGAACGCAATAAAATGAATTTAGATGAAGTTATAAAAACGCTTCAATCTTGTAATGCTTCGATTAAATCATTGAATATAACCGAACTTAACCTCGGAGAAGTTTTTTTACAGCTTACAGGTAAAAATTTAAGAGAATAA
- a CDS encoding ABC transporter permease, whose translation MKAFLRYTFITIKNNVISFLFLNLGLTLLMVGIFGFMNADENKPKSEANSSIIKITDEDKSLLSQRLVAVLSSDNLKELIKINEKEKADFTIIIPKGYQTSAETNKDLHIDIVGSKNSSSFKSEIIASVVKNIANSIITNYTINQTVEDVLKSNTDDGSELKLKQARLEAELGKPLADFKFESIENNLSSYAFFSITFIIFIFFTFIMAPIHQSYKKENLGMEIRLNSMPLKPEKLFTASVLSISVQVFIIITAYFLIFRIAHISFTQNPILLLLYAISFSFLCGSVANFLVLFSNKEFIYGITMIVFMVFGVLSNVFDASLTEKYKILSLLFKDFNITNILSRPLMDIALQNSFLGMAKNFFILSGFALAIYLAGICIAKYKKDKI comes from the coding sequence ATGAAGGCTTTTTTGCGATATACGTTTATTACCATTAAAAATAATGTAATAAGTTTTTTGTTTTTAAATTTAGGGCTGACCCTACTCATGGTTGGAATTTTCGGGTTTATGAATGCTGATGAGAATAAGCCTAAAAGTGAAGCAAACTCAAGCATTATAAAAATTACCGATGAAGATAAAAGTCTTTTGTCTCAACGGCTCGTTGCTGTCTTGTCATCCGACAATTTAAAAGAACTGATTAAAATAAATGAAAAGGAAAAAGCGGATTTTACAATTATAATTCCAAAAGGCTATCAAACATCTGCTGAAACAAATAAGGATTTGCATATTGACATAGTCGGTTCAAAAAATTCAAGCAGTTTTAAATCTGAAATTATTGCATCAGTAGTAAAAAATATTGCTAATTCTATTATAACAAATTATACTATTAATCAAACCGTAGAGGATGTGCTAAAGTCAAACACTGATGACGGTTCTGAACTTAAGTTAAAACAGGCAAGGCTTGAAGCGGAATTGGGGAAACCGCTTGCGGATTTTAAATTTGAAAGTATTGAAAATAATCTTTCGTCGTATGCTTTTTTTTCAATTACATTTATTATCTTTATATTTTTTACATTTATAATGGCGCCGATTCATCAATCCTATAAGAAAGAAAATTTAGGAATGGAAATACGTCTTAACTCAATGCCTTTAAAGCCTGAAAAACTTTTTACAGCGAGTGTTCTTTCAATATCAGTTCAAGTTTTTATTATCATAACGGCATATTTTTTAATTTTTAGAATTGCGCATATTTCGTTTACACAAAACCCTATATTACTTTTGCTGTATGCAATAAGTTTTTCATTTCTTTGCGGAAGCGTCGCAAATTTTTTAGTTTTATTTTCAAATAAAGAATTTATATATGGGATAACAATGATTGTATTTATGGTGTTCGGTGTTTTAAGTAATGTTTTTGATGCATCTTTAACTGAAAAATATAAAATATTATCTTTGCTTTTTAAAGATTTTAATATCACAAATATTTTATCTCGCCCGCTGATGGACATCGCTTTGCAAAATTCTTTTTTAGGAATGGCAAAAAACTTTTTTATATTGAGCGGCTTTGCTCTTGCAATTTATTTGGCAGGCATCTGCATTGCAAAATATAAAAAAGATAAAATCTAA
- a CDS encoding sensor histidine kinase encodes MFYIFTGSVSILIFTIPIVDSFYYNDGIKKYILVGTGLFVYVYSLKDFPLESIANNLIIFILICGFLQYLKYTQNEILRLEEQAEEEKHKASALLESVRNLEMYNESIEDLIMLKERNRISREIHDSVGHGLSTIIIQLNALFALAKAKSDLLPEKITDLNNFAKKNLEEVRFALRELKPADYNKYESVLLIHNLINEFKKMTNINVQLTFSKTIWSLSDAQNHVLYKSVQEFLSNSAKHGSPTKITIHLSFAETVLILTMSDNGAGCMEIKKGIGLKAIEERIAEVGGAIQYKSLPSVEGFFMRLSFPRVEKNIL; translated from the coding sequence TTGTTTTATATATTTACAGGCTCTGTATCGATTTTAATTTTTACAATTCCTATTGTAGATAGTTTTTACTATAATGACGGAATAAAAAAATATATTCTTGTCGGTACCGGGCTTTTTGTATATGTATACAGCCTTAAAGATTTTCCTTTGGAGAGTATAGCAAATAATTTAATAATATTTATTTTAATTTGCGGATTTTTGCAGTATTTAAAATATACACAAAACGAAATTCTTCGGCTTGAAGAACAAGCCGAAGAAGAAAAGCACAAAGCCTCTGCACTTCTTGAATCGGTGCGCAACTTGGAAATGTATAATGAGTCTATTGAAGATTTAATTATGCTAAAAGAGCGCAATCGGATTTCGAGGGAAATACATGATAGTGTTGGGCACGGGCTTTCTACAATTATAATTCAGCTGAATGCACTTTTTGCACTTGCTAAAGCTAAAAGTGATTTGCTTCCGGAAAAAATCACCGACTTAAATAATTTTGCAAAAAAAAATTTAGAGGAAGTACGCTTTGCTTTGCGGGAATTAAAACCGGCGGACTATAATAAATACGAGTCGGTACTCTTAATTCACAATCTTATAAACGAATTTAAAAAAATGACAAACATAAACGTGCAGCTTACCTTTTCAAAAACTATTTGGTCCTTAAGCGATGCTCAAAACCATGTTCTTTATAAATCCGTTCAAGAATTTTTATCAAACTCAGCTAAGCACGGGTCTCCTACAAAAATTACAATTCATCTTTCTTTTGCAGAGACTGTTCTCATTCTTACAATGAGCGATAACGGAGCGGGTTGCATGGAAATAAAAAAAGGTATAGGCTTAAAAGCAATTGAAGAAAGAATAGCTGAAGTAGGCGGAGCTATTCAGTATAAAAGTTTGCCGTCAGTAGAAGGTTTTTTTATGCGCTTAAGTTTTCCGCGTGTAGAAAAAAATATTTTATAA
- a CDS encoding ABC transporter ATP-binding protein, which yields MVIVRAENLTKVYGTGENTVTALNGLSLSVQQGEFIAIMGSSGSGKSTLLHILGGVDKPTSGNVYIEEELVSALNEKELALFRRRKIGLVYQFFNLIPNLSIEKNILLPILLDKKEADKNYFKEIVTTLGIEDKLKSFPSELSGGQQQRAAIARSLIYRPAILLADEPTGNLDKKNSDEIIALLKISNKNYNQTIIMITHDERIALEADRIVKIEDGEIV from the coding sequence ATGGTTATTGTACGTGCGGAAAATTTAACAAAGGTTTACGGCACAGGAGAAAATACCGTTACCGCATTGAACGGGCTTAGCCTTTCTGTGCAACAAGGCGAATTTATTGCGATAATGGGGTCAAGCGGATCAGGTAAATCAACCCTCTTGCATATTCTTGGCGGAGTTGATAAGCCGACATCGGGAAATGTGTATATTGAAGAAGAGCTTGTCTCTGCTTTAAACGAAAAAGAGCTCGCACTGTTTCGGCGGCGGAAAATAGGGCTTGTATACCAATTCTTTAATTTAATTCCTAATCTTTCGATTGAAAAAAATATTTTACTTCCGATATTGCTTGATAAAAAAGAAGCTGATAAAAACTATTTTAAAGAAATAGTTACAACTCTTGGAATAGAAGATAAACTTAAATCTTTTCCGAGCGAGCTTTCAGGCGGACAGCAGCAAAGAGCGGCAATTGCGCGCAGCCTTATTTACAGGCCTGCAATTCTTTTGGCAGATGAACCTACCGGAAACTTGGATAAAAAAAACAGCGATGAAATAATTGCTCTGTTAAAAATTTCAAATAAAAATTATAACCAAACAATTATAATGATAACGCATGATGAAAGAATTGCGTTGGAAGCAGACCGCATTGTAAAAATTGAAGACGGAGAAATTGTATGA
- a CDS encoding ABC transporter permease, whose amino-acid sequence MLTGENNQALSNLIHLIDININKYLIDEFIEYTNSLSTAKKIRDADVKINLLREDNNSKLDNNSKLKEAKSLPLNMITLFILYVIVFGSSAIATDLIKFRESKMLTRAIASPNSEFAIMAALLLSYVFLQVLINTGLFFIAVKVINLIVIDFWRVFLVILSGSFFALSFAIVVVRIFKKTSQLNIVTSITAILTIILFFFAFIAVMDGIIEVPLIIKKLAVISPLYWLIQTLDTGKVFPNLLIVWLTIAVLFTSGSWRLKEFNAGAY is encoded by the coding sequence ATTTTAACAGGAGAAAATAATCAGGCTTTATCAAATCTAATACACCTCATCGATATAAACATAAATAAATATCTCATCGATGAATTTATTGAATATACTAATTCGTTGAGCACTGCAAAAAAAATAAGGGATGCAGATGTTAAAATAAATTTATTGCGTGAAGATAATAATTCTAAATTAGATAATAATTCAAAATTAAAAGAAGCAAAATCATTACCACTCAATATGATTACTTTGTTTATTTTATATGTGATTGTTTTCGGTTCCAGTGCTATTGCTACCGATTTAATAAAATTCAGAGAATCAAAAATGCTTACTCGTGCAATTGCAAGTCCGAATAGCGAATTTGCAATTATGGCAGCTCTTCTTTTATCCTATGTGTTTTTGCAGGTACTTATAAATACCGGTCTCTTTTTTATAGCGGTAAAAGTAATAAATCTTATTGTTATAGATTTTTGGCGTGTCTTCTTAGTTATCCTATCGGGAAGTTTTTTTGCCTTGTCTTTTGCTATTGTGGTAGTAAGAATATTTAAAAAAACAAGTCAGCTTAATATCGTAACATCGATAACTGCAATATTAACGATAATACTTTTCTTTTTCGCTTTTATTGCGGTAATGGATGGGATTATAGAAGTTCCGCTTATAATAAAAAAACTTGCCGTCATTTCGCCTCTGTATTGGCTTATTCAAACGCTCGATACCGGAAAAGTATTCCCGAATTTATTAATAGTTTGGCTTACAATAGCGGTACTGTTTACATCCGGAAGCTGGAGGCTAAAAGAATTTAACGCCGGTGCATATTAA